The stretch of DNA CGGCCCCGACCGCCGCCAAGCCCGCCGAGGCGCCGAAGCCCGCCGCCGAGCAGCCCAAGGCTAAGGGCACCTCGACCACCGCCAAGAAGGCCGCGCCGCGCCGGGGCGCCAACGGCTCCGCCGCCAAGAAGACCGGCGAGAGCTGAGCCGACAAGCCGGCGAGAGCCGACAGATCGGCGAAAGCCACAGCCGATCGTTGGTAGATCGCGAGGAGACTGGGAACGAGTCTGTCGGTCGCGTACGTTGAACGTAACGACCGGCAGGCACTCCCAGCCCCGAATGTAGAAGGAGGACGGCGACATGATCGGCTCCGCACTGCGCGACGGCCTTTCCAGCTTCCTCGCCATCATCTCCCTGGCCGTGCTGGTCGGGCAGATCGTCGTCCTGGTCGACGCCGCCATGCGGCGCGAGGACGCCTACCGCGCCGCCGGCAAGCTCACCAAGCCGGGATGGCTCATCATCCTCACCGTGGCGATCGCCGCGAACCTGCTCCTGGGCCTGCTGTTCACCATCGTCGGCGTGGTCGTCGCGATGGTCTACTGGGTGGAGGTCCGCCCGGCCCTGAAGGAGGTCTCCGGCCCCAAGCGCAAGAGCGGGAGCAACCAGGGGCCCTCCGGCCGCTGGTGAGGACCCTGACGCTGCCCTACGCCGGCCCGGCCGGCGGCGGGACCGTCGAATACGCGCTCGCCGGAAGCCCCACACCGCCGGCCACCCTGTTCCTGCACGGCCTGGCCGGCTCCATCGAGGACACCCGTCCGCTGGCCTCCGGCGTGCCCGGGCGCAAAGTCTTCGCGCACCTGCCCGGCCACGGCGGCTCCACCGGCCCGGACCCGCTCGGGTACGACACCCTCGCCGCGGCCGCGCTGGCCGTCGCCGACCACGAGCACGCCACCGCGGCGCTCGGCGTCTCACTCGGCGCGGCGACCCTGCTGCGGGTGCTGAGCCGGACGCCCGACCGCTTCGAGCGGGTGGTGCTGTACCTGCCGGCGGTCGCGGACGTCCCGCGCAAGCCCGAGGCCGTCGCGCCGCATCGCGACCTCGCCGAGCGACTCGCCGCCGCCGACGCGCCGGGGGTCGCCGACGCCCTGCTCCGCACCCAGCCGCTCGCGGTCCGCGACGCGGCGATCGCCCGCGACTGGGCCGAGCGCCGCGCCAAGGAGCTGATCGCCGAGGGCGGGGATCCCGGACGCTGGCTGCCGCTCGCCGAGGCCGTGCCGCTGGAGCCGCAGGACCTGGAGCGGCTGCGCGCGGTCCGGATCCCGGTCCTCGTGGTCGCCCAGGAGGGCGATCCGGCGCACCCCGTCTCGGCGGCGCGCAGAGTGGCCGACGCGCTTCCGACGGCCCGCCTGACAGTCTTCGACCAGGCGGGTGCGCTCTGGGGTCACCGGGCCGGACTCAGGGATCTCCTCACCGAATTCCTCACCCCGATCGGGAACCTTCCGCGCTGATATACGTTCGGTAACACACCGGCCTCGACCTGCGATTTCTTTTCTCAGGGTTTTCTCACAGGGGTCTCAGCGAATCCGTGGGCCGCGCGGGCCATAGTGGTCTCACCCCCGAAAAACCCGGGAGAGCCCGACTCCCGGACGGTGTGGCTGCTGACGAGACGGCCATGCTGGGCCCCGGTCCTTTGGGACCGGGGCGTCGGGTCAACTCGCAGGACCCTCTGGGCTGTGTTCGCTTCAAGTCTGTGGGATCGGTGTGGGGGCGCCGCTAGCGGCGTCGTGTGTGTGTGGGATGCAAGACCCGGACGCCCGTCCGGTGAGGCCGCTCAGCCCTCCTCCCTGAGCAGCGGCCACACCGGTCGGGCGGTTCGGTTTTTCCGGGCATCTTTAAAGCGCGCTTAACGAGCACCTGCTCCAATGTCACCACGCGTCGCGGCGCGGGCGGGCCTGGGACGGCCCCCGCCGCGGCGCGCCGAGGGCCGAGCGCAGGCCGGCGCCGGCCCCGGACGTGCATTCACCGCTCAGACCTGCCGAGCCCGCCGCGCCCCTGCCGGACTCTCCTCCGGCGTCGCCAGATGCCCTTGCGTCAGCAGCTTCAGCGCTTCCAGCAGCACCGGCCGCATCTCCTCCGGCAGCGCCCCGATCGCCTCGGCGTGCACCCGGTCCACGATCTCCTGGGTCCGCTTCGCCATCGCGGCGCCGGCGTCGGTGACCGCGATGACGCGGGCCCGGCGGTCCGTGGCGGCGGGGCGGCGTTCGGCCAGGCCGGCCTTCTCCAGGGCGTCGACCGTGACCACCATCGTGGTCTTGTCCATGTCGCCGATCTCCGCGATCTGGATCTGGGTCCGCTCCTCCTCCAGCGCCTTGACCAGCACACAGTGCATGCGCGCGGTCATGCCGACCTCGGCCAGGGCCGCGGCCATCTTGGTGCGCAGGACGTGCGAGGTGTGGTCCAGCAGGAAGGACAGGTCGGGGGACGTGCACGCGACGGCTTCGGCGCGCGCCGGGGCCAGGGAGGTCATGGGGGCAGTCTACTCCGAGACAACTCCAGGAGTAGATCTTCCTGTAAAAGATTGTCTGCTTCAAAACTATCCGCTACGGTCATTCACATGTCCTCCGCAGACTCCACAGCCCGCCGTGCGGGCTCCCCGCGCCTGGCGCTCCTGGTCATCGCCGCCAGCGCCCTGATGGCCGTCCTCGACGGCAGCATCGTCACGGTCGCGATGCCCTCCATCCAGTCCCGCCTCGGCTTCTCCCCGGCCGGCCTGAGCTGGGTGGTCAACGGCTACCAGCTCGCCTTCGGCGGCCTGCTCCTGCTGGCCGGCCGGCTCGGCGACCTGCTGGGCCGCAAGCGCGTCTTCCTGGCCGGCACCGCGCTCTTCCTCGCGGCCTCGGCCGCGGCCGGTGCCGCGACCTCGCCGGCGATGCTGGTCGCGGCGCGGGTCGCGCAGGGGGTCGGGGGCGCGGCGTCCTCGGCGGTGAGCCTGGGGATCCTGGTCACGCTGTTCACCGAGCCGCGCGAGCGGGCCAAGGCGCTCGGCGTCTTCGCCTTCACCGGGGCCGCCGGGGCCTCGATCAGCCAGGTGCTCGGCGGGGTGCTGACCGACGCGCTGAGCTGGCACTGGATCTTCCTGATCAACATCCCGATCGGCCTGCTGACGCTGGCCGCCGCGGTCAGGGCGGTCCCGGCCGACCGGGGCTTGGGGCTGCGGGCCGGCGTCGACCTGATCGGCGCCCTGCTCGTCACCGGCGGCCTGATGCTCGCCATCCACACCGTGATCGGCACCGCCGACCACGGCTGGGGCTCGGCGCGCACGCTGGGCCCGGCCGCCCTGTCCGCGCTGCTGCTCGCCGGGTTCTTCGTCCGCCAGGCCACCGCCGCCGACCCGCTGATGCCGCTGCGGATCCTGCGCTCACGCGCCGTCGCCGGCGCGAACGCGGTGCAGATGCTGATGATCGCGGCGATGTTCGCCTTCCAGATCATCGTGGCCCTGGACATGCAGAAGGTCCTGGGCTACGACGCCACCCAGACCGGCCTGGCGATGCTCCCGGCGGCAGTGGCGATCGGCGGCGTGGCGCTGGGCGCCTCGGCGCGCCTGATCGCCAGGTTCGGGGCCCGCAGCGTCCTGATCACCGGCCTGGTGATGCTCACCGGTGCGCTGGCCCTGCTGCTCCGCATGCCGACGCACCCGAACTACGTCCGCGACCTGCTGCCCACGATGCTGCTGATCGCCGGCGGCGGCCTGGCGATGCCCGCGACGGCCGGGCTGGGCATGTCCGGCGCCCGCGAGGAGGACGCCGGCCTGGTATCCGGGCTCTACAACACCACGGCGCAGGTCGGGGCGGCCACCGGCGCGGCGGTGCTGTCCACGCTGGCCGCCGGCCGCACCGCCCGTCTGCTGCACACCGGCCACAGCCCTGCGCAGGCCCTGAGCGGCGGCTACCACGTGGCCTTCGCGATCGGCGTCGGGCTGTTGGCGGCGGCGCTGGTGATCGCGGTGTTCGTGCTGCGCGGCGCCGGTACCGGCGGCCCGGACGACTCAGCCCTCGGCGCCGGCCCCGGCCTCGAATCCGACTCCGGTCTCGCGTCCGACCCCGGCCTCGAACCCAGCCTGGACCTCGCGCCGACCGTCTAGCCCGCGCAGCCCGAGCAATCCGCTGAACAGGCAGTACCCGGCGAACGCCGCGGCCGCCTCGATCACCGCGGCCGGGTAGTCGACATCGCCCTTCAGCAGATCCGGCGCCTTCAAGGCGATCCCCGCCGCCACCGAGATCGTCACCGCCGACCGCCACGGATGCCGCCGCATCTCGAGCCAGCTCATCAAGCGCGGCATCCGGACGGCGGCCGCCGTCCAGACCCGGCTCACCTGCTCGAAGACCCGGGTGCTCCACATCCACCGCGAAGCCAGCGCCTCGCAGCAGTCGGCGATCACGTCGAGCGTGGAGTCTCCCCCGGCAACCGTGTCGACCCGCAGCAGGGCCCGGACACTGAAGACCACCGCGACCGGTACCGCGAGAGCCACCAGCGCCGAGGCCGCCCCCACCATCCACGCGGAATGCGCGACGTTCCCAGCCGCGACCACGGCGATCGGCGCCAACGCCAGGACCGCCGCGGCCTGCGCCCGGACCGTCGTCCCCAGCGTCCGCGGGGCTCGGCCGAGCAGCCGCGGCGCGATCACGGTGAGCAGGAACGCCGTCCCCGCGCACATCCCCGCCACTTGGCCGAGCAGCACCGGGACGCCGTAGTACACAGCCTGATCCGGCCACGGCACCGCCGGCGCCCCGCCCCGGTTCGCCAGCCCGGCGGCGCCGACCGCCGCGACCACACACGCCACCAGCGCCCACGCCGCGGCGCGCGCACTGTGCAGCGCGCTGTCCCGGTTGAACTCCGCGGCCAGCTCTTCCGGCGCGCCGAAGCGCGCAGCCGCCCGGCGCGCCGCGGCCTGCGGCGTGTACCCGGCCGCTTCCTCCTCGGCAGCCAGATCGGCCAGATGCGCCGCGACCTCGCTGACGATCCGCCGGCGCCCCCGCGTCCCGACTCGCAGCCGCCACGCCAGATCGTCGACGTAGCCCTCGATCGACCGGTAGTACGTCATCACGCCACCGCCGGACCCGCGTCGGCGCGGCCGCCGGTGTCGCCGCCGCCGAACACCCGCTCCACCGCCGCCGAGAACGACCGCCACTCGCTGCGCCGCTCCTCGGCGGCGCGCCGGCCCGAGGCCGTCAGGCTGTAGACCCGCCGCCGGCGTCCGCCGACCTCGGACCAGCCGCTGGCGACCAGCCCGGCCCGCTCCAGCCGGTGCAGCGCCGGGTACACCGAGCCCTCGGGCAGGTCGAAGACCCCGCCGCTGCGGTCGCGCAGCGCCTCGATGAGTCCGTAGCCGTGCGACGGCCCGGTGGCGAGCACCGCCAGCACCAGACCGTCGAGGTGCCCGCGCATCATGTCCTGACTCATACCTAGGAAGCCTAGGCTTAGATGGCCTCGGTATCAAGACGGATCCGCCCGGGATTTCCCCGCCGGACTGTCGATTCCGGCGCGCGCCGTCCGACGCTCTCGGAGAGGCTGGACCGACCAGCCCCAACGCGAGGAGCGACCACCATGCCGAAGTTCATGGTCTTCATGCCGGGCAACGCCGACTCCGAGGCCGGCGTCATGCCGCCGACCGACCTGTTCGAGGTGATGAGCGCGTACAACGACCAGCTCGCCAAGGCCGGCGTGCTGCTGGCCGCAGAAGGGCTGAAGCCGACGTCGGCCGCCGCGAAGGTGCGGTTCGACGACACCGAGCGGCGCACCGTCATCGACGGGCCGTTCACCGAGGCGAAGGAGATCGTCGCCGGCTACTGGCTGCTGGAGGCCTCCTCGCTCCAGGAGGCGCTGGAGTGGGTGAAGCGCGCGCCGCTCGGCGGCGGCCTGACGCTGGAGGTGCGGCCCGTCGCCTCGATGGACGACCTCGGGCCGGAGTTCACGCCGGAGCTGCGCGAGGCCGAACAGGAGCTGCGGAGCCGGCTCGACCAGTGAGTCGGCGCGGGCTGCCAGACTGAGGGGATGACGGACGCGACCTCGACCGCCGCGACGGCCGGGACCCCCGCGACCGCCACGGCCGCCACGACCGCAGCAACCGTCGAGGCGGTCTGGCGTCTGGAGGCCGCCAGGGTGGTGGCCACCCTGGCCCGCTACACCGGCGACCTCGGTCTGGCCGAGGAGCTGGCCCAGGACGCGCTGGTCGCGGCGCTCGAGCAGTGGCCGGCCGAGGGGGTGCCGGCCCGGCCCGGGGCCTGGCTGACCGCGGTCGGCAGGCGGCGCGCCGTGGACCAGTTCCGGCGCGCCGAGACGCTGCGCCGCAAAATCGGCGAGCTCGGCCGCGAGCTGGAGATCGACGCCGCCACGGCCGCCACTGCCGACACCGACGCGGCGCTGGACGCGGTGGACGCCGAGGCCTCCGGCACCGCCATCGACGACGACCTCCTGCGCCTGGTCTTCACCGCCTGCCACCCGGTGCTGTCCGCCGAGGCCCGCGTCGCGCTCGCGCTGCGCGTCCTCGGCGGCCTGAGCACCGCCGAGATCGCCCGCGCGTTCCTGCTGTCGCAGGCCTCGGCGGCGCAGCGGATCGTGCGGGCCAAGCGCGCGCTGGCCGATGCCGGCGTGCTGTTCGAGGTCCCCGACGGCCCCGAGCGGCGGCGGCGCCTGGCCTCGGTGCTGGAGGTGGTGTACCTGATCTTCAACGAGGGCTACTCGGCCACCGCTGGCGACGACTGGCTGCGCGCCGACCTGTGCGGAGAAGCCCTGCGGCTGGGACGCGTACTGGCCGGGCTGATGCCGGCCGAGCCGGAAGTGCACGCGCTGGTGGCGCTGATGGAGATCCAGGACTCGCGGCTGCGCGCCCGGACCGGACCCGACGGGGAGCCGGTGCTGCTGCTGGACCAGGACCGTGCGAAGTGGGACCGGCAGCAGATCGAGCGGGGGCTGGCGGCGCTGGTGCGCGCCGACCAGGCGTACGCGGCAGACGTCTCCCGGAATCCCGATGCCGAACCGGGCACCTACCACCTCCAGGCCGCCCTCGCCGCCTGCCATGCCCGGGCCCGGTCCGCCGAGGACACCGACTGGCAGCTGATCGCCGGTCTCTACGGCCGCCTGGTCCGGCAGACCCGCTCCCCGGTCGTGGAGCTGAACCGCGCCGTCGCGGTCGGCATGGCCCAGGGCCCGGCCGCCGGCCTGGCCATCACGGACACGCTCACCGGCCTGCGCGCCATGCGGAACTACCACCTGCTGCCCAGCGTGCGCGGCGACCTGCTGGTCCGCCTCGGCCGCCGCGCCGAGGCCCGGGCCGAGTTCGAGCGCGCGGCCGGGCTCACCGCCAACACGCGGGAGCGCGCGCTGCTGCTGGCGCGCGCCGCCGCGTGCGGGGACTGACTCAGCCCACTTGCTCAGGCCCACGACATCCGAACCAAGTCGGCGAAGTGGTGGGTGTGGGGCGGCTGACGGTCTCCCTCTGGAGAAAGGCTTCTAGGGCTGCTCGGGCCAATGCCTCCCGAGCGGCTCTTTGCTTTGCAGAAGCGGGTCCGTGATGCCGTCCCAGCACGCCAGCGCTGCGCTGTCCCAGCCGGCCAGTTCCGCGCCGGCTTCATAGGCGGACTCGTAGAACGCCAGCGCACAGCCCACAGGATCGTCTGACTTACGAGCCTGGTCATAGGAGTAGTACGCGGTATGACTCCCCCGCGCCACGACCCAACGGGCTGGATCGGGCCGCAGTGCCTTCTCCTCGATGCCCTTTGGCTCGGGATACGTATAGGAATAGAACGTCGGCTCGGGGGTGTCGGGGTCGCCGAACCAGAACCCGGAGCTGATCTGCTCCCGGGAGTAGGACTCGCGGGTCGCCTCGTCCATGCCTTCGGCGGTCGGGATCTGGCGCGGCGAATAGCGCTGGGTCGCGATGTCGAAGGTGTGCCAGTACACCTGGACCGGACTGACCTTGCCGGAGAACGCCGCGCTGAACTCCTCCAGGACGCGTCCCACCTGGCTGTAGACCTTGAAGGCGCGGTGCGCGTGTTCGGGCACGTAGATCTTGTGCTCGGTGTCCTCCGCGAAGGGACGCTCCTTGTCGGGCAGGTCGTACGGATACGGGTGCGCGATGTGCGGATCGATGTCCAGCGCACGCAGCGCGTCCTGGGTCTGCGCGTAGAACGACGCCACGGTCTGGTCGGCCAGCGGGACCAGTGCCTGGCCGCCGTGGTCGGTGTCGATGCGCAGGACGTGGTCGAAGAAGTCGAATTCGCAAGTGAACAGCGGCCCCGACCGCGCGGTGCCGAGCTCGACGGTGGACCAGCCGCGCGGCCGGTCACGCAGCGTTATGTGCCACCAGTGATTACGCCGGATCCCCCGCGCGAGAGCGAGCTTGCCGACGATCTGTAGGTAACGGTGCAGAGTTTCCCTCGTAGGACGCCACTCCTCATAAGGAATGGCGGGGAGGACTTCCGACTCGGTCATGTCCGCGAGCCTAAGCGCGAAACCGGCCGAGCGCCCGTCATGCCTCCCCGCCCGGGACTCAGATCAGCGAGCGCACCGCGCCGACCGGGTGCCCGCCGCCCAGCAGCGGCGACTCGGCGTACCGGCTGAGCACCGGGGCCTCGACCCCGAGCCGGCGCAGCGCCGCGACCAGCACCGGGCCCACCGCACGGCGCTCAAGGTCGCCGTCGCCGACCTTCAGGGCGATCGCCCGGCCGTCGGGCAGCGCCACCGCCTGGACGCCCTCCGCGCCGCCCTTGGCCAGCAGGCCGGGGACGCCGGCCATCAGGTCGGTGTCGAGACGGTCGGTGCCGGAGACGTACTCGGGGTGGGCGCGCATCGCGTCGGCGACGCGGCGCTCGGGGGCGGCCGGCGCGGCCAGGACAGCGGCGCGGAAAGCGCGGGCCAGACCGGTCAGGGAGATGCCATACAGCGGGGCGCCGCAGCCGTCGACAGCGTCGTGGCGGACCGGCTCGCCGGACAGCCGCTCGACTGCGGCGCGGGAGGCGCGCTGCATCGGGTGGTCCGGGGCCAGGTAGTCCTTGGTCGGCCAGCGGTTGACCACACAGGTGGCGAGCATCGAGGCGTGCTTGCCGGAGCAGTTCATCGTGATGCGCTGCCGGCCGCCGCCGGCCCGGACCAGGGCCAGCTTCGCCTGCTCGGCCAGCGGCCAGTCCGGCGGGCAGGCCAGGGCCTGCTCGTCCAGCCCCGCGCCGGCCAGGATCCTGCGCACGCCCTCCAGGTGGAAGGGTTCACCGGCGTGCGAGGCGGCGGCCAGCGCCAGGAGTTCGCCGGTCAGGTCCAGACCGCTCTCCAGCATCGCCACCGCCTGCATCGGTTTGTTGCTGGAGCGCGGCATCATCACCGCTTCCACGTCGCCGTAGGCGAACTCGACGCTGCCGTCGGCGGCCAGGGCCACCAGGCGGCCGTCGTGCCACCCCTCGGTGAACCCGGAACGGACTATCTCGGCGAGGGGGACGACTCCCTGTGCGGTCATGTGCGGTGTTACTCCATCTTCTGCTCCTCATTGAGCAGATCGTCGACGGTTGCCTGCCCCTCACGGTAGCGGCGTGCCAGCTCCGCCGCGAACCGGTCGATCACCGCCTGCGCGATGCGCCGGTACTCGGAGACCTCCCGTTCATAGGCCTTGAGCGTCAAGCGCGCCTCGGCCAACTGCGCGTCGGACAGGTCCAGGACGATCGCCGGCCCCGCCGCGTCGATCCGCTCTTCCATCTGCGAGCGGTACTCCCCCGGATCCGGATCCGGGACGATGTCCATATGACGCGGCGAGCGGGCGTTGGCCGGCGGGTCGTCGGCGAGGATCGCGGCCAGCGACTGCACCAGCGGCTCGGCCGACCCCGCGGCGCGCCGCCGCAACTCGGCATCGATTATGTCGATCCGGCCGTGTAAGACCCGGCGGAGGTAGGAGAGTTCGGTCTCCTCGCGCAGCGCGTCCCCGCGCTCGCGCCGGATGGCCGCGACTTCGAGGGCCTCGACCTCCGCGTCCGGCCGCCGGGCGGCGGTCAGGACGCGGTCGAGTCTGGTGGCGTGGGTGCCCATAACAGCATCGTTCCATGCAGGGGAATAGTGCGGATCGAGGTTGGGCGTATCGCCACCCGATCGCGACGGCGCGTCGCGGGTCCGGATGCGGTCTTCGGACTTGTCAGACGGGCCGCGCCGCGCTTCGGGGCCGGAGTGGCCGGCCGCCGAAACTCGCAGGGCCAGCTACTCCGCGGGCCGACTACTCCGCTCCGCAGTGCCGCCCTACCGCGCCGCGCGGAACGCCGGCCGCCGGTTCGCCCCGGCATCCGGCGCCACCACGACCTCCTGCGCCGCCGGGATCCCGTCCGCCAGCAGCTGGTCCTCGACCGGCGTGGTCCGCTTCACCACCGCCAGCGCCACGTGCCCGAGCTCGTAGTGCCGCGCCGCGGACGTCACCCGCCCCACCACGCGCCCGTCGGCGGTGGTGACGTCGGCCCCGTGCGCGGGCAGGCGCTCGGGCGTCCCGTCCAGGTGCAGGAACACCAGGCGGCGCGGCGGGTGGCCGAGGTTGTCCACCCGCGCGACCGTCTCCTGGCCGCGGTAGCAGCCCTTGTTCAGGTGCACCGCGCCCGGGTGGCCCTCGGTGGCGATCCAGTCGATCTCGTGCGGGATGGTGCGATCGTCGGTCTCCAGGCCCACGCGCGGGCGGTGGGCGGCGATCCGGAGCGCCTCGTGGGCCCACATGCCGGCGGGCTCGCCCGCGCCGCCGTCCTGGACGAAGCCGGCCAGGCGCTCGCGGGGCAGGAACAGCTCGTGGCCCAGCTCCACCTCGCGGGCCGGCACGCCCTCGGGCACCGGACCGGTGGTGAGGACCACCGCGTAGGCGTCCGTCACGTCCTCCGGCTCGACGCGCATCATGAAGCGCATCTTCTGCAGGAACGCCAGCACCTCCGGCGCGGTGCCCGGTTCCACGTGGAACCACGTCGCCTCGCCGTCGTCCACCAGGTACAGCGCGTGCTCGACGCGCCCCTGCGGCGACAGGATCAGCGCCTCGACCGCCACCCCCGGCTTCAGCGCCTCCAGGTGCTGGCTGGTGAACGAGTGCAGCCACGTCAGCCGGTCCGGGCCGGACACCCGCAGCACACCGCGGTGCGACAGGTCCACGAAGCCGCGGTGTTCCTCGGCCAGCCTGCGCTGCTCACCGTGCGGATCGCCGTAGTGCGCGGCGACGCCGGCGTCCGGCGGGTCGGCCGGGACGGCGGACGGGAGGTTCAGCAGAGGGCTCGTCATGGCTTCAGTCTCTCCTATCGCAAAGCGCCTGTTACGCTGCCGGGGCTCAATCCGGTGTAACGCGCAGGGCGGGGAAATCCATGGCACGGCGGACTCGAACCGTGTGGGCGGCGAGCGCCGCCCTGGCGGTGGTCGCCTCGCTGGCGGTCAGCGGGCTCGCCTCGGCAAAGGACCACCCGGGCCACGGCGCGGCGGCCGCCAAGGCGCTGGTCAGCCCGCACAGCACGAGCAGCACGAGCAGCACGAGCGGCACGAG from Catenulispora sp. GP43 encodes:
- a CDS encoding DUF2516 family protein, which produces MIGSALRDGLSSFLAIISLAVLVGQIVVLVDAAMRREDAYRAAGKLTKPGWLIILTVAIAANLLLGLLFTIVGVVVAMVYWVEVRPALKEVSGPKRKSGSNQGPSGRW
- a CDS encoding alpha/beta fold hydrolase — encoded protein: MRTLTLPYAGPAGGGTVEYALAGSPTPPATLFLHGLAGSIEDTRPLASGVPGRKVFAHLPGHGGSTGPDPLGYDTLAAAALAVADHEHATAALGVSLGAATLLRVLSRTPDRFERVVLYLPAVADVPRKPEAVAPHRDLAERLAAADAPGVADALLRTQPLAVRDAAIARDWAERRAKELIAEGGDPGRWLPLAEAVPLEPQDLERLRAVRIPVLVVAQEGDPAHPVSAARRVADALPTARLTVFDQAGALWGHRAGLRDLLTEFLTPIGNLPR
- a CDS encoding MarR family winged helix-turn-helix transcriptional regulator; the encoded protein is MTSLAPARAEAVACTSPDLSFLLDHTSHVLRTKMAAALAEVGMTARMHCVLVKALEEERTQIQIAEIGDMDKTTMVVTVDALEKAGLAERRPAATDRRARVIAVTDAGAAMAKRTQEIVDRVHAEAIGALPEEMRPVLLEALKLLTQGHLATPEESPAGARRARQV
- a CDS encoding MFS transporter yields the protein MSSADSTARRAGSPRLALLVIAASALMAVLDGSIVTVAMPSIQSRLGFSPAGLSWVVNGYQLAFGGLLLLAGRLGDLLGRKRVFLAGTALFLAASAAAGAATSPAMLVAARVAQGVGGAASSAVSLGILVTLFTEPRERAKALGVFAFTGAAGASISQVLGGVLTDALSWHWIFLINIPIGLLTLAAAVRAVPADRGLGLRAGVDLIGALLVTGGLMLAIHTVIGTADHGWGSARTLGPAALSALLLAGFFVRQATAADPLMPLRILRSRAVAGANAVQMLMIAAMFAFQIIVALDMQKVLGYDATQTGLAMLPAAVAIGGVALGASARLIARFGARSVLITGLVMLTGALALLLRMPTHPNYVRDLLPTMLLIAGGGLAMPATAGLGMSGAREEDAGLVSGLYNTTAQVGAATGAAVLSTLAAGRTARLLHTGHSPAQALSGGYHVAFAIGVGLLAAALVIAVFVLRGAGTGGPDDSALGAGPGLESDSGLASDPGLEPSLDLAPTV
- a CDS encoding permease prefix domain 1-containing protein, whose amino-acid sequence is MTYYRSIEGYVDDLAWRLRVGTRGRRRIVSEVAAHLADLAAEEEAAGYTPQAAARRAAARFGAPEELAAEFNRDSALHSARAAAWALVACVVAAVGAAGLANRGGAPAVPWPDQAVYYGVPVLLGQVAGMCAGTAFLLTVIAPRLLGRAPRTLGTTVRAQAAAVLALAPIAVVAAGNVAHSAWMVGAASALVALAVPVAVVFSVRALLRVDTVAGGDSTLDVIADCCEALASRWMWSTRVFEQVSRVWTAAAVRMPRLMSWLEMRRHPWRSAVTISVAAGIALKAPDLLKGDVDYPAAVIEAAAAFAGYCLFSGLLGLRGLDGRREVQAGFEAGVGRETGVGFEAGAGAEG
- a CDS encoding PadR family transcriptional regulator — its product is MSQDMMRGHLDGLVLAVLATGPSHGYGLIEALRDRSGGVFDLPEGSVYPALHRLERAGLVASGWSEVGGRRRRVYSLTASGRRAAEERRSEWRSFSAAVERVFGGGDTGGRADAGPAVA
- a CDS encoding YciI family protein gives rise to the protein MPKFMVFMPGNADSEAGVMPPTDLFEVMSAYNDQLAKAGVLLAAEGLKPTSAAAKVRFDDTERRTVIDGPFTEAKEIVAGYWLLEASSLQEALEWVKRAPLGGGLTLEVRPVASMDDLGPEFTPELREAEQELRSRLDQ
- a CDS encoding RNA polymerase sigma factor, producing MTDATSTAATAGTPATATAATTAATVEAVWRLEAARVVATLARYTGDLGLAEELAQDALVAALEQWPAEGVPARPGAWLTAVGRRRAVDQFRRAETLRRKIGELGRELEIDAATAATADTDAALDAVDAEASGTAIDDDLLRLVFTACHPVLSAEARVALALRVLGGLSTAEIARAFLLSQASAAQRIVRAKRALADAGVLFEVPDGPERRRRLASVLEVVYLIFNEGYSATAGDDWLRADLCGEALRLGRVLAGLMPAEPEVHALVALMEIQDSRLRARTGPDGEPVLLLDQDRAKWDRQQIERGLAALVRADQAYAADVSRNPDAEPGTYHLQAALAACHARARSAEDTDWQLIAGLYGRLVRQTRSPVVELNRAVAVGMAQGPAAGLAITDTLTGLRAMRNYHLLPSVRGDLLVRLGRRAEARAEFERAAGLTANTRERALLLARAAACGD
- a CDS encoding DUF5996 family protein, which gives rise to MTESEVLPAIPYEEWRPTRETLHRYLQIVGKLALARGIRRNHWWHITLRDRPRGWSTVELGTARSGPLFTCEFDFFDHVLRIDTDHGGQALVPLADQTVASFYAQTQDALRALDIDPHIAHPYPYDLPDKERPFAEDTEHKIYVPEHAHRAFKVYSQVGRVLEEFSAAFSGKVSPVQVYWHTFDIATQRYSPRQIPTAEGMDEATRESYSREQISSGFWFGDPDTPEPTFYSYTYPEPKGIEEKALRPDPARWVVARGSHTAYYSYDQARKSDDPVGCALAFYESAYEAGAELAGWDSAALACWDGITDPLLQSKEPLGRHWPEQP
- a CDS encoding asparaginase; this translates as MTAQGVVPLAEIVRSGFTEGWHDGRLVALAADGSVEFAYGDVEAVMMPRSSNKPMQAVAMLESGLDLTGELLALAAASHAGEPFHLEGVRRILAGAGLDEQALACPPDWPLAEQAKLALVRAGGGRQRITMNCSGKHASMLATCVVNRWPTKDYLAPDHPMQRASRAAVERLSGEPVRHDAVDGCGAPLYGISLTGLARAFRAAVLAAPAAPERRVADAMRAHPEYVSGTDRLDTDLMAGVPGLLAKGGAEGVQAVALPDGRAIALKVGDGDLERRAVGPVLVAALRRLGVEAPVLSRYAESPLLGGGHPVGAVRSLI
- a CDS encoding aerial mycelium formation protein, yielding MGTHATRLDRVLTAARRPDAEVEALEVAAIRRERGDALREETELSYLRRVLHGRIDIIDAELRRRAAGSAEPLVQSLAAILADDPPANARSPRHMDIVPDPDPGEYRSQMEERIDAAGPAIVLDLSDAQLAEARLTLKAYEREVSEYRRIAQAVIDRFAAELARRYREGQATVDDLLNEEQKME
- a CDS encoding folate-binding protein YgfZ, which translates into the protein MTSPLLNLPSAVPADPPDAGVAAHYGDPHGEQRRLAEEHRGFVDLSHRGVLRVSGPDRLTWLHSFTSQHLEALKPGVAVEALILSPQGRVEHALYLVDDGEATWFHVEPGTAPEVLAFLQKMRFMMRVEPEDVTDAYAVVLTTGPVPEGVPAREVELGHELFLPRERLAGFVQDGGAGEPAGMWAHEALRIAAHRPRVGLETDDRTIPHEIDWIATEGHPGAVHLNKGCYRGQETVARVDNLGHPPRRLVFLHLDGTPERLPAHGADVTTADGRVVGRVTSAARHYELGHVALAVVKRTTPVEDQLLADGIPAAQEVVVAPDAGANRRPAFRAAR